The genomic stretch cataaggggactgtacaggacaatttgcataactctggatggcactttgacggaattatggccctttttgttacattttgtgattagatgcactttacttttaaagtatcaaggcctttgctttaaaactttaaatactttcttactattatgagggtactgtacctggcaagtaaaattttaccttgaactttgaatgaccttgaatctcaaagtcaaataaataaattttgcttaaattgccataacttctttatttaggatcataTATGAATCATGCGTTGACCAAAAACACTTACCTGAAATACCACGATTGACTCcaccaaaccatcccccacgctccaccccagaattccccccccaaaaaaaaaatctgttttgtttttcttattttttttaatatcatctaataaatgaccatacCCCCACAGTATTCCCCCTCTCcaccaaaaataattttttattcccctggatcgaatgatcgggggaatattgtttttggcctttctgtTATTCTGTctacaaactttaaccttggttaaacttttgcaataataagTAACTGtcgcaatattgaatatagcaactttgGCATGCAtctttatctcatggagctgcacattttgagtggtgaaaggtcaaggtcaagatcatccttcaaggtcaaaggtcaaatatatggattcaaagcggcacaaaagggggcattgtgtttctgacaaacatatctcttggtgtgtttttttaaacatggtaaaaaaacacaattatttattttaatgccccggatcgaaagatcgggggtatattgtttttggcctgtctatcattgtatgtgtgtgtgtgtcccaaaactttaaccttggtcataacttttgcaatgttcaagatagcaacttgatatttggcatgcatgtgtatctcatggagctgcacactttgagtggtgaaaggtcaaggtcatccttcaaggtcaaaggtaaaaaaaattcaaaaacttttaccaaaactttaactttcttcataacttttgtaatattggagatagcaacttgatatttggcatgcatgtgtatctcatggagctgcaaattttgagtggtgaaagatcgaggtcaatgtcatcctttaaggtcaaaggtcaaatttatggcttcaaagcggcgcaatagggggcattgtgtttctgacaaacacatctcttgatattttttttatttttgaaaaaccgtccaaccattccacccaagctattgctatcaaacttgaaatataatattattatattgtttttttgtctttacaaatgttcaatagattgtggaaaatatacttgaACTCTGAATATGTCTATAATATACCACTTCTTTAAACataagcaatcaatatgtttcaattatggtcctcttccagttaaaTATGACTATATTAACTTGACCtttttgaatataaacaatttctaCATGATGGcctacgttatactgtcaagcactcgaaaagtcgagcgcgctgtcttctgacagctttCGTTTGAATTTGTGTTCAATTTTGGCGTTCAATCATTGTTGAGCAAAACACACTACAGTAGGGTTGGTAGAATTCTTCCGATGCAGTTATCATTTGATTGTTATTTCCACTAAAAGATTACCGAtcataaacaggcaaatgtgaaTTCCTTTATTTTACTTCGGAAAATGGCTCTCGTAACGTTAGATAATCAGAATACAGTAAAGAAAGGGTGTTAACTGTATACGGGAATTCTTGTTACGACTTTGACTACTTTTCTGTGTACCTCTTATTAATTTCCAGCATTAAAATCACGTATGCTATATATGATTTGAATAAAGATTCTTCTTTCAAATGTGTTTATCAAGATATGCATAattctcttaaaggggccttttcacgttttggtaaattaaaaaaagttgtttcaggttcgcaaattttcgtttaaattatgatatttgtaaggaaacagtaatactgaacatttaccatgctttaaaatagccattatatgcatctttcgaggatttaaaaccctgaaaattataaagcgttgcaacgcgaaacgatttaataatctggagagttctgttgttgtcgttatattttgtgaaactgcgaGAATTgcacatataaagtataaaatacatcgttcGTTGTGTgaggacggatggccgagtggtctaaatggttgaCTTTtagtccaggggtcagtggttagagcTCTGCTGCggattacttttttgtttttatgccccccttcgaagaagagggggtatattgctttgctcatgtcggtcggtcggtccaccaggtggttgtcagacgataactcaagaacgcttgggcctaggatcatgaaactacataggtacattgatcatgacttgcagatgacccctattgattttgaggtaactaggtcaaaggtcaaggtcacggtgacacgaaatagtaaaatggtttccggatgataactcaagaatgcatacgcctaggatcatgaaacttcatgggtagattgatcataactcgcagatgacccctattgattttgaggtcactaggtcaaaggtcaaggtcacggtgacccgaaatagtaaaatggtttccggatgataactcaagaacgcatacgactaggatcatgaaacttcatgggtagattgatcatgactcgcagatgacccctattgattttgaggtcactaggtcaaaggtcaaggtcacggtgacccgaaatagtaaaatgatttttggatgataactcaagaacgcatatgcctaggattatgaaacttcgtaggtagattgatcatgactcgcagatgacccctattgattttgaggtcacaaggtcaaaggtcaaggtcacggtgacccgaaatagtaaaatgatttttggatgataactcaagaacgcttttgcctaggatcatgacacttcataggtagattgatcatgactcgcagatgacccctattgattttcaggtcactaggtcaaaggtcaaggtcacggtgacccgaaatagtaaaatgattttcggatgataactcaagaacgcatatgcctaggattatgaaactacgtaggtagattgatcatgactcgcagatgacccctattgattttgaggtcacaaggtcaaaggtcaaggtcacggtgacccgaaatagtaaaatgatttttgggtgataactcaagaacgcttttgcctaggatcatgacacttcataggtacattgatcgtgacttgcagatgacccctattgattttcaggtcactaggtcaaaggtcaaggtcacagtgacaaaattcgtattcacacaatggctgccagtacaacggacagctcatatggggggcatgcatgttttacaaacagcccttgttgacattttttttttaatttttactggagctttttagatacaacgtttacatttatcaatagaaagcatttagtgacaaacttcaaaacatgccaaaatctgtgaaaagtcccctttaaaatACAAGATGTTAATTAAATTGTCGAAAATTTCATTCATTTAATCATTCCGAACTAATTATTTTAAGCCGGAGCGAACAGTAATTGTGTACGTATGGTCCTTAATTTACGGTAAAAGACCGTTGTTTTTATGTAACGAAGCAATGTTTATATGCGGACGTTTTTGTATTAAACAGCTGAATACATTTATTATAGCAAAAACAAAGTTTCTCGTAAATTTTATCGTTATTTTGATTTGTTCAGACGACCATCGTATACAACATCAAACTACAGCATACAAAAACTTTAAGAAAACACACCAATCAATTAAAATCAAAAATAATCGAAACAAATAGCCGGTTAATTGGCACAAAGAAAATCACAAATAATTAGTACCGCATGTGCTATACTTGTGTTTTCAAACTCCAGTGTAGTATTCGTTTTCAAAAACAGAATAACTAAATTATAGTATGTGCGATTATATTCATTATGATCACCGTATATTGCCGAAAGCATTCGAATCATGAACCTTATTTTACTTAATTTTAAGGTTTATTTATACATAAGGCTTTGCTGGACGCATAAAGCGAATGTCAGGGTATGTTTGAGCTTTACACAAAAACATAGTTTATGCGCAAGAATATTCTTCATAAATGTCACCATCGCTATCTTCTTGTAAAGTTATCTCAAACTGTCCGTTATCCGTTATCACAGGTAGGGCTTGTTCTTCAAAGGGCTCTACGTCACAACCATGTTTATCGTCTATGTCCTGATATAGACCGGTGTCGTTATAATAACAGTCGAGTGCAGAGTCGTCAGCTGTGCTTTTCGAATCGCTCTCCTTAGTCTCTTCATTCGTATAGTGAGCCAGTCCATCAAAATCAGATTCATCGGAGGAGAAGTCGTCCACAAATGATTCTTCATCAGAATCAAATCTTTGTTCAACATTAATTGCAATATTTTGATTCGATCGCTTTGGCTCCAGATACGCGTTATCAGAGTAATCTCTCTTAACCTCAACTGGATCACCGTTCATCTTCTTCGGCAGAGCGTACACTTGTATGTCTGCAACAGCCGACAAGTGATGAAAACACGGCTTATGAGCTATCTTATCATGTCCCTTAAAATGCGACATATCTCTGTCACTAACATATACATTATGTTCGCTACCTCCTGGCAGTTCATCATACAAGTCTTCTGTGTGCATTGGGCCTGTAACGAAAGCGGCATTGATGTGTCCTCTCGTTGCGTTGTTGATACAGACATTGCTTGAGTCAACTCCCTTCCTATATTCTACTGAAAAGACGTCTTGCTTTCTTGCTGCCGTTTTACTGaaatttaacatgagcttttattCCGTATTTTTGTCTCAACTAAATGCGTATCTCACAGTTTCAAATgatgaaacttaaaaaatatcatCAGGAGAAATGTTTTGTGTGCCATATACTAGTCTTGTATTCAATGAAAGTTACCTTTACATACtgcaatatatttaaaacgacAATGTAgtcataaaaaataatcaacagtTCTTATTTATGATTGATATTTATTATCTAGTAATTTTATATTTCTGAATTTAACATGTGCATGTTATATATATCTAGCTAAATGAAGGGCtttttaagataataaataaacataaatgcatgtctcaaaagaatattttaattatttacagaCAACACGTGtcttttatcctacagctaaatgattttatagaacaaataagattcataaaaaaagataaggttttctccacagttatttttagatcaggtttcttccacaattatttttagaacattacgtagggactacacccctgattgcgtcatttaggtcattgggaacgcagtcgtttaacgagtttacgagtgtgtgtgtgtgtttacgatggattactataatattatgaatgtgaaaaacacagtgtttggatataaaactggaataaaactggtgagactgcattttcgatttagttaaaatgtcgaatgtactcgaataccgcgatgttttgttgaacaattgatggattaaatttaagaaaagtttcagagaattgttctttaacttttcgaaggaaatcgatgtcgaattaaaatggtaatttctttgatggtttattcgttcctttgtcagtcgattaaagaatgtctatccacaaagaattgcctgcttacatccagtgctttaaaatggaaaagatggatggcgatgaagaaatttgtctagaattttaactcgtcatggaagcaaattaaacattacgaaaataaacatggacgtggttattatacaacttcggtgagtagaacaataattttatgtaagtaagtataaagtgtgtaaaaagaagagttgtttaaagactaaaatcaacaatatcggcgggaataaatgctgaatcatgcttcacgtagccacggtatgtgtttacacattttgtaaatttcaaaatggcgggagcaatgtttgttttttgtttttttacagtggtgaaacaagaattgtagtttgaacacaaccgtctgtgttctacttgagtgtgctacatttggaacgctgattaaatttgaatcgaggcgtatagcgatattttgtctcgttactttttttttgcgtggaattcttaaggactatttcgatttctgtaaacaggaaagatcacaatacatattactacgcaatgttagattcaattaatgtaatgtgtttttgcttttattttaggaatacattaatttaaacaatattgtaCGATAaaaagaatactatgtaagtgtgattgtgtacttaaatttatcccactcgtgtcagGAAGGCTTACAatgctcggcaagcctcgccatgtaaacctttctttactcgtgggataaatttaagtacacaatcacactaacatagtattctctatatttataCCGCCTGTATGTGAATATGCCTACAGCAAGTACACATCCAATACAAATTACGCCAAAGCCTGTTGCTAATGCAATCGTCACTGCATCATCTGAAACAAAAGTCGTATTCGTGATATTTCACAAAAGGTTTAAACTTATCACTTACGCTGAAATATGACTTGTTGTGGAAACGATCATaaactttaaaaagtatttatctaCTTATATACATAGTGCTTAATATGAGCTGACCCAGCGTTTATGTTCAGTTCAGGCTACGAAAATTGGATGTATGCGTACATTGACTCTCTTTGTTCTGCTCTACGGTATGACGCTGATTTGCAGATAAAAGGTCTGTAAAATTGTCAACTGCGGTTTCATTCGCTGGTGTAATAGGATCGGTACTTGTCTGTACTGTATTGCTCAAAATTAAGCTTCGTGTGGACTGCATGGTTGACATCGTACTCGTAGTTGTCGAAGATGCTGCTGTTGAGGATGATGTCGAAACGTGCACGACCGGATTGGCTGTTAATACAATGAGAGGATTTTatattttagaatgtgttataATTATAACTTCAAAAACTAAATGAGTTCGGTCTCgaatttaaaacatgaaaataatttattttaatccGTTCTTGTCTTAAATGTAAATTCATGTATACATAATGCGGAAAGCAGATTCagtatgttaatgtttataaacgAAATAACATCAGATAATATACATGTTTGGTTTGCAATTTTCAAAACGAAATGTAGTAATCATGCCAACTTTCCACGGTAATGTagcatatttacatatatttgtacATTTTCATTAATCGTTCGTCTTTTAAAACCGAAAAAGTATTCCTCTTTGAGAAATAATGCtttattattgatataaatgtACCTAAAAGAATAAAACGCACCTTTAAAACATGTACTGGCGAAGTCGAATGTGATAGGAAGTTTatctaaaaaaacacacatacatagttctaattcaataaaaacaacttattaaagcTATTTGtaaaatgtcattttatataCACTGTAATTATTAACCATACGATTtcttcaataaataaatacatgtttatttttaattttaactttttttattctaTAAAGTATGCTGCCATTATTAAATACAAGTCTCACAGTATGAATActaaatacaatacaattcaaTGTGAGCACACAATTTACCAAACATGCAAAGTACTGTTAATGGGCCTTTGCAGTCTTCAAATTCTGGCTGACGGAATTGGTCCAGAGAACCACTGACTGTTCCACAAGAATGCAATTGATCAACCGGATGGTTCGGTTCGTCTTGAAATAGAATATCTCAAACTTAATTATGGACGAAGGTTAACCTTCATACAACGCATAATTCCCATAAACTACGTACAATTTGTTTAACTACGCATCTTGTGTACTGATGTCAGTTGGTCACTGTTTACAGCTATTGTCTACCGTAAACAATCGAGCACATTTGTTAACGGCCTCGGTTGTAAGAACATTTATTGGTGTGTTTTTCTCTTATAACTTTTTTAAAGGAGCTGCATGCGAATAGCAAATACATACATTGCACCTTAAGAACGAATTTATTGTATTGACAAGATTAGATCCAAATAAATCAAATCCTATTGAATGTATAGAAACTatacaattaataacaaattCGCTATTACCGAACCGGTTAAATGCGGTGTTTGTATTTTAGTAAGTAAGATGCCCATTATAAATTAATCTAAATTGGTCTTGTGGAAGTATTTTTGGAACAGAGCTTTAACAGGTTTATAACATTATTGTTCCAAACTATTCCTCTTTTCAGCGTTTATGAGCCCCACCTACATATCAATTCGTTTAAGTACTACATACCAATGCTGCTCCAGTTCGGACTATACTTTTCCATTGTCCAGTAATCACCAGGCGGTGCTTGAATAATGATTAGGTCTTCTAGTGTCACGTTAACTGCGCATCCGGATGCATCATACCAAGGACCAGTGTAGACACGGTAATTGTGTACTGTACACGGACCATCTAAACATATAAAGACAAGGACAATGTAAAAGTTTATTTACTAgtacaaaataacaaaactatCACAACTTACGTCCATTTACACAGTGTTCAATTCCTGTGTCATACGTAGTCAGTGTAGTGTTGAACTAAAGCTTAATATCATGTTTGCTGTAAAACACCATGGTCCCAGATTTCGAAACCAACATAATCTCTAActgaaatgtaaaatattcaatataaaatcatTATCGTGTAAACATATGCGAGATAGTCATTTAGATCTTATTTGCTAAGTATCAATGATTACaacatatagtatatatatatatatatatatgttaaacatATATCAGCAACATTTTAGACGAAATATTGTATAGTCAAATGCACACTAGTCTACTTATATACAAATACTTTACATGACTGTTTTATCACCATTGCGTACATATTAAAATGGGCATGTTATTTGTACACCATCAAGCCAATACCATATGCACTTTTCTTGTTATTAAGCCGAAGCAAATTTTCGTGCTACATTTCACTAAATTCCCCtttgaaaacaaattgttttaGGTATATGATTTTTACACAtcaaaaaattaatattaactaTTTAGGACCAAACGAACGACCTAAAACCCATATAAagtaaacactattgattacctTTATTTGGGTAACAACAAATGTAGTGTTTTCGCTGATCACAATCAGTAAACTGAACGCTGTCTGACGGAATCAGGTATTCATTTATATGCAAATATCCGCATCGCTCTTCACCTAAGAATAAGCAGTAAGATtagtaattataaatataattgttgatCTTCAAAATAATGAACATGCTGAATAATGGCTGTATATATGCTTTCAGAAGATTACAAACATCTCAGTGATGGTATATTATAGAATCGTATGCATGCACATGTATAAGTTAGGAAACCAAATGCCAATTAAGCTCGAACCTTTCCAGAGTTTGCTCAAAcctaaacattaaatatataggCGTGGAATTACCTGAGATATAGCAAAATGCAATGTGTGATGGTATTTACGTACGACTTGTCACAATCTTAGTTGCATCTTAACTTAACAAACTCGATTGTAATAATGCGCTAGTTATGATTACATAATGCGTTGAAATCTATACATTATTCTTTTAGACCTACGTATGCTTTCCATAATTATAAGACTGAGaattttaaagttaaagtttGTACAACCATCGACTAATACATTACGTTTTTACAAAGATTGACGTTTACCTTGGCTGCTGTTAAACGTATAATCTCCAGTCCATCCATGAATTCCATTCTTTAGTTCGTATGAAGGTAATGTTCTTTCTGTATGTCTAGGTGCACGTATCGGAAAACCGTTATTGAAGAAACATGTTTTCATCGCTTCCCTCCATGAAGATGGGTGCCTCGAGCATAATATAACTTCTGAAACGATGGTATAGATTGCATCCTTACGTTTAAAATATAATCTTAATATTACATGTAGAAATGCCTTCGTTCCGTTTCTTGCAAATAAAGGAAATCAATAATCAATATTGATTACAATTTACTTCTCTTGAAAAATAGAtgattttttcttcttttttatctAATGTAGAAAGATTGtttaaaatactaaattaatattATCATCAATGCGCGTACGCTGTTAGAAATCATACATACCTCCTAGCACCTGGTCGCCCATCAGTATCATGTAGATCATTACCATAACCAACACGGGTTTCGACTTCATGGTTGAAATACGTCACATACGTAAACGTCAAATGTTAACTTCAGAGTCATAAACAGCATCAACGTAACAGCAGAAGCATTTTATGATATCAATTAATTAATCATCAGAGTTTCGCTAATCCAGTTTCGTTAACTTGGAAACTCCTACATTAATTAATCCATGTATATTTAAAGACAACAAACACAAGACAGTTCGTGAAGCTGTGCTTTTAAACATTACTTATTTGAAACACAAATCGAAAAAAGAGACCTTTGGCTTCTACAACACACTTAAGTCTAAAACGAGAAATGAATCGCTGTACATATCGCAAAATTGAAACTCTAAATTGTCCATCAAGTTGACGGTATTGATAAGACCTAAACATAGCCCGTTCAGTACAAGGGACTAAATCAATCCTGTCAAGATAAGGGACGATGGGTATTGAACATTCCTTCGTTCATATATCAACCTTTATTTGCTTAGTGAGCAATCTCGCTTATTGTGTAACCAAACTGCGTGCAGAAATACTAATCACAAACTGACGAATTGTTTATGTAGCCTACATAATAAACATGgggttttataaaatatttatttcacaaatgtatgctatgaacataatttaatacACCCGGTATAATACAGTAACGTATCCAACCATTCAAAGTGTGTGTGCGTTTTGTATTGAGTGGACCCTTATAGAGAACGCGTCAAGTTTTATCAATTGGACTTCAACAGTGTCCCTTACACCTTGCTGCTATAACACGCTGATGATAAGAAAACGATATAGCAATAACGAATAATGGTATTTGTATTATGTGTTATAGTATTGATGTTCTATTTACATTCCAGTCATATGATAAAATCCAACCAAAAGGGTGGGCATCTTTAGATGTGACAGCATACACGTTTATAATTTTAATCTAAGCGAAACCCTTTCTTATCATAAACTGAATAATTATCAAATCGCTATCTTCTTTAACAAATGACACAAACATTCTACCCTAAACGGTTCTGATAAGCTCGAAATAGCAATGGGTTTTTGTgatatttatagattttttgtTTTTCGTTGCATTATTCAATGTTTCTATACAATAGCGATATATTCGTGTGAACTAGTTCAATtccatatataaatatgaatatcgTCTACTTATTATTTGAATTGCATTCGTGTTTTGTCCAAATTTTTAATGTGTGACAATtgtatatcgttatattttaaagatgtcATCTGGGCATGGGATACAAATTATTATACAAGTTTGTAGTCTCAAGAAAAAGTTAGTATTGCATAAACACTTAAAACTTAATTGCTTAACGACTTAGACAAAGGAATGCCTCGCCCATGCATTgtttgagtgtgtgtgtgtgtgtgtgtgtgtgttgtattCCATTATTATTATCTTATCTATATCTGCCACATGTCATCTGGCAATTGCTGAGTGTAATGTTTAAATAGACGTTTTATAGAAATAAGCAAGCTTTCGGAGAAAAACACTGATATGCTGGAAAAGACAAAGGTTAACCGTATGCATTCCTATTAACATCACAAACTATATTCACCATTATTGTTTACACTGATTAATTCATTGGTTCTTGCAAGGTGTACGCACTGCTGGATACGTGTATTTCACTTAAGTTTAATTTGATTTGGGTTAGTCACTACACTTCGGCTACAGCAAGATTCCAATGCACACTGTTATACTACATCAGATTTGCGGAAGGCAAGTTTACCTTGTCTTCAATAATTGTTTGCACATTTGGATAAGTCAGCATCCCTTAAACAGGCAACATATTGAACGCTGTGCATTATCGCTCGAAAACCTCACACTTTCTGATCCTATTTCTTCTGACCCGCCTACAAAATCACTTGTTCTTTCGATTGTCCTATCTCTCCTGCCATGTACTTCACTCAATTCGTGTTCTTCACTGCTATGCTCGGACTTTCTATTGCAAGAGCAGATAACGTTTAAGATTATACTACCCGGTTATTATTTTTGTCATAATCTATTTATAAGTGGAAAAACAAAGTCACGGGCAATCATTATTTAGCACATATGGTGATACTTAGTTAATACGCTAATggtacataatttat from Dreissena polymorpha isolate Duluth1 chromosome 10, UMN_Dpol_1.0, whole genome shotgun sequence encodes the following:
- the LOC127847232 gene encoding uncharacterized protein LOC127847232 gives rise to the protein MKSKPVLVMVMIYMILMGDQVLGEVILCSRHPSSWREAMKTCFFNNGFPIRAPRHTERTLPSYELKNGIHGWTGDYTFNSSQGEERCGYLHINEYLIPSDSVQFTDCDQRKHYICCYPNKDGPCTVHNYRVYTGPWYDASGCAVNVTLEDLIIIQAPPGDYWTMEKYSPNWSSIDEPNHPVDQLHSCGTVSGSLDQFRQPEFEDCKGPLTVLCMFDKLPITFDFASTCFKANPVVHVSTSSSTAASSTTTSTMSTMQSTRSLILSNTVQTSTDPITPANETAVDNFTDLLSANQRHTVEQNKESQYDAVTIALATGFGVICIGCVLAVGIFTYRRKTAARKQDVFSVEYRKGVDSSNVCINNATRGHINAAFVTGPMHTEDLYDELPGGSEHNVYVSDRDMSHFKGHDKIAHKPCFHHLSAVADIQVYALPKKMNGDPVEVKRDYSDNAYLEPKRSNQNIAINVEQRFDSDEESFVDDFSSDESDFDGLAHYTNEETKESDSKSTADDSALDCYYNDTGLYQDIDDKHGCDVEPFEEQALPVITDNGQFEITLQEDSDGDIYEEYSCA